Within the Laribacter hongkongensis DSM 14985 genome, the region AGCCCTGTGTGTGACCGTTGTATTCGGTCACGATCATGATTTCGGGTTTTTTGTCGGTGATGATGCCGGTGTACTTGGCGAGGTCGATGACCGGGACGAGCTGCCCGCGCAGGCTGACCATGCCTTCGACGGCGGAGCTCATTTCGGGAGCGGAAGTGATTTCGGGGGTCCGCATGACTTCGCGGACCTTGAAGACGTTGATGCCGAATGTTTCCTTGCGACCGGTGCGCTGATCGGTGCCGAGCGAGAAGAGCAGGATTTCCAGCTTGTTGGCTCCTGCGAGCTTGGTTCGTGCATCAATGCTTTTCAAAAGGTCAGACACAGGACACTCCGCTTGGATCAAGATACCGGACAGACCGGATAATGTGCTTTTTATATCGGATAAACCGGGTAAATCCTGAGCCCAGTCAACTCAGACGCAGCAATTTGCCGCATTATTACCACAAGTCTTTACCAACGTCATAAAGCCTTGCATGTCATGTGATCAGCCTCAAGAAAATACTCATGCCGCCGATCGGCTGGAAACGGCATTTTCGCTCTTTAACCAGGCATCCGTCGAATTAATCGACTCTTATGCCAAACTCC harbors:
- a CDS encoding chemotaxis protein CheW, which translates into the protein MSDLLKSIDARTKLAGANKLEILLFSLGTDQRTGRKETFGINVFKVREVMRTPEITSAPEMSSAVEGMVSLRGQLVPVIDLAKYTGIITDKKPEIMIVTEYNGHTQG